A single window of Drosophila suzukii chromosome 3, CBGP_Dsuzu_IsoJpt1.0, whole genome shotgun sequence DNA harbors:
- the Mp gene encoding collagen alpha-1(XV) chain isoform X13 — protein MAMVISTRAKLVITALILFFLLGIVLVTGSTKGWFNPNRYNGERVAARIQATDIFDASGMQPPGQTQYTHERPYRGIKGEKGERGPKGDSIRGPPGPPGPPGPKGETAAYPPFVETTSAGAKYTGECTCNASDILEAIKDNESLRETLRGAPGAAGKDGKPGTPGHTGATGVPGARGARGSEGAQGLKGEPGVDGLPGVVGPPGPPGPPGLPENYDINWNPTRTFKESLMVNSMGTFRGTTQPGAKGVPGEKGDAGQKGERGDPGHKGAHGPSGSKGEPGEPGTPGLPGLPGQAGQPGGLEGLASANGTKGEKGEKGMRGRRGGTGATGPIGPPGKPGAMGDIGHSGRPGMTGPKGEMGPKGPKGDSSGREGIKGDKGDRGQDGRDGLPGPPGIPATGGGDGDSSGVQYIPMPGPPGPPGPPGLPGLSISGPKGEPGMELRSSFYGDASYYGRPGARSSLDELKALRELQDLRDRPDGTAETPRQPGHTHKQHDGTLGLNGGEEEPYFSASSSNMNMKIVPGAVTFQNIDEMTKKSALNPPGTLAYITEEEALLVRVNKGWQYIALGTLVPIATPAPPTTVAPSMRFDLQSKNLLNSPPPLINTPTFTTAPEYETWYPRMLRVAALNEPSTGDLQGIRGADFACYRQGRRAGLLGTFKAFLSSRVQNLDTIVRTADRDLPVVNTRGDVLFNSWKGIFNGQGGFFSQAPRIYSFSGKNVMTDPSWPMKMVWHGSLPNGERSMDTYCDAWHSSDHLKSGYASNLDGHKLLEQKRQSCDSKLIILCVEALSQDRKRKKRELDDSSYHNSHSHSHGESESLEFHTEDEYAAHLENLLL, from the exons ATGGCAATGGTTATATCGACGCGTGCCAAGCTCGTGATTACCGCGCTGATTCTCTTCTTCCTGCTCGGCATCGTCCTCGTGACGGGCTCCACAAAGGGATGGTTCAATCCCAACCGCTACAACGGCGAACGGGTGGCAGCTAGGATTCAG GCGACGGACATCTTCGACGCCAGTGGAATGCAGCCCCCGGGACAGACGCAGTACACGCACGAGAGAC CGTACCGCGGCATCAAGGGCGAGAAGGGAGAGCGCGGCCCCAAAGGCGACAGCATTCGCGGTCCGCCAGGACCTCCGGGTCCTCCGGGGCCCAAGGGTGAAACAGCCGCCTATCCGCCCTTTGTGGAGACTACGAGTGCGGGGGCT AAATACACTGGCGAGTGTACATGTAACGCGTCTGATATCCTAGAGGCCATCAAGGACAATGAGTCGTTGCGGGAGACGTTGCGAGGAGCGCCCGGAGCGGCGGGCAAGGATGGAAAGCCAGGTACCCCTGGTCACACC GGAGCCACCGGAGTGCCAGGAGCCAGAGGCGCCCGGGGGTCCGAAGGTGCCCAGGGGCTGAAGGGCGAGCCAGGCGTCGATGGACTGCCCGGAGTCGTGGGTCCGCCGGGACCACCGGGTCCGCCTGGTTTGCCCGAGAATTACGAT ATAAATTGGAATCCAACCAGGACCTTCAAg GAATCCCTAATGGTCAACTCGATGGGCACATTCCGGGGAACGACGCAGCCAGGGGCCAAAGGTGTGCCCGGCGAGAAAGGTGATGCCGGCCAGAAAGGAGAACGTGGCGATCCG GGTCACAAAGGTGCACACGGGCCCAGCGGCTCAAAGGGTGAGCCCGGCGAACCGGGAACCCCCGGACTGCCGGGATTGCCTGGACAGGCCGGACAGCCCGGCGGACTCGAGGGCCTCGCCAGCGCCAACGGGACCAAGGGCGAGAAGGGCGAGAAGGGCATGCGGGGTCGGCGCGGCGGAACGGGAGCCACTGGACCAATTGGACCGCCCGGAAAACCCGGGGCCATGGGCGATATTGGACACTCG GGCCGCCCTGGTATGACAGGACCCAAGGGTGAGATGGGTCCCAAGGGACCAAAGGGCGATTCCAGTGGACGCGAAGGG ATCAAGGGTGACAAGGGTGACCGAGGTCAGGATGGCCGAGATGGCCTGCCAGGACCTCCTGGAATACCCGCCACCGGAGGTGGTGATGGTGACAGCAGCGGAGTGCAGTACATCCCGATGCCAGGACCTCCAGGACCTCCGGGACCACCAGGTCTTCCGGGTCTATCGATTTCGGGACCCAAAGGAGAACCCGGCATGGAGTTGCGAAGCAGCTTCTACGGCGATGCTTCCTACTACGGGCGACCAG GAGCGCGCTCATCCTTAGACGAACTCAAAGCACTGCGAGAACTGCAAGATCTTCGGGATCGGCCCGATGGCACAGCCG AGACTCCACGGCAGCCAGGACACACCCACAAGCAGCATGATGGAACTTTGGGTCTGAATGGTGGCGAGGAGGAGCCCTACTTTTCGGCATCCTCATCGAACATGAACATGAAGATTGTGCCCGGCGCAGTCACCTTCCAAAACATTGATGAAATGACAAAA AAATCGGCCCTCAATCCGCCGGGCACGTTGGCCTACATCACCGAGGAGGAGGCTCTTTTGGTTCGCGTCAACAAGGGCTGGCAGTATATTGCG CTGGGAACCCTGGTACCGATAGCCACGCCCGCCCCGCCCACCACGGTGGCCCCATCGATGCGATTCGACCTGCAGTCGAAGAACCTGCTCAACAGTCCACCGCCCCTGATCAATACGCCCACG TTTACAACCGCGCCCGAATACGAAACG TGGTATCCGCGAATG CTGCGCGTGGCGGCGCTGAACGAGCCCTCCACCGGCGATTTGCAGGGGATCCGTGGGGCGGACTTCGCCTGCTATCGGCAAGGACGACGGGCCGGCCTCCTGGGCACCTTCAAGGCATTCCTTTCCTCCAG GGTACAGAATCTGGACACGATTGTCCGCACGGCTGACCGGGATCTGCCCGTGGTGAATACCCGTGGCGATGTGCTCTTCAACTCCTGGAAGGGCATCTTCAATGGCCAAGGTGGCTTCTTCTCGCAGGCGCCACGGATCTACAGCTTCAGCGGCAAGAATGTGATGACGGATCCTTCATG GCCCATGAAGATGGTCTGGCATGGCTCACTGCCCAATGGAGAACGCTCCATGGACACTTACTGCGATGCCTGGCACTCGAGTGACCATCTGAAGTCGGGTTATGCCAGCAATCTGGATGGCCACAAGCTGCTCGAACAGAAGAGACAGTCCTGCGACAGCAAGCTGATCATCCTGTGCGTGGAGGCCCTTTCGCAGGATCGCAAGCGCAAGAAGCGGGAACTCGACGACAGCAG CTACCACAATAGTCACAGTCACAGTCACGGCGAGAGCGAAAGTCTGGAGTTCCACACGGAAGACGAGTATGCAGCGCATTTAGAAAATTTACTGCTGTAA
- the Mp gene encoding collagen alpha-1(XV) chain isoform X14, with the protein MAMVISTRAKLVITALILFFLLGIVLVTGSTKGWFNPNRYNGERVAARIQATDIFDASGMQPPGQTQYTHERPYRGIKGEKGERGPKGDSIRGPPGPPGPPGPKGETAAYPPFVETTSAGAKYTGECTCNASDILEAIKDNESLRETLRGAPGAAGKDGKPGTPGHTGATGVPGARGARGSEGAQGLKGEPGVDGLPGVVGPPGPPGPPGLPENYDESLMVNSMGTFRGTTQPGAKGVPGEKGDAGQKGERGDPGHKGAHGPSGSKGEPGEPGTPGLPGLPGQAGQPGGLEGLASANGTKGEKGEKGMRGRRGGTGATGPIGPPGKPGAMGDIGHSGRPGMTGPKGEMGPKGPKGDSSGREGIKGDKGDRGQDGRDGLPGPPGIPATGGGDGDSSGVQYIPMPGPPGPPGPPGLPGLSISGPKGEPGMELRSSFYGDASYYGRPGARSSLDELKALRELQDLRDRPDGTAETPRQPGHTHKQHDGTLGLNGGEEEPYFSASSSNMNMKIVPGAVTFQNIDEMTKKSALNPPGTLAYITEEEALLVRVNKGWQYIALGTLVPIATPAPPTTVAPSMRFDLQSKNLLNSPPPLINTPTLRVAALNEPSTGDLQGIRGADFACYRQGRRAGLLGTFKAFLSSRVQNLDTIVRTADRDLPVVNTRGDVLFNSWKGIFNGQGGFFSQAPRIYSFSGKNVMTDPSWPMKMVWHGSLPNGERSMDTYCDAWHSSDHLKSGYASNLDGHKLLEQKRQSCDSKLIILCVEALSQDRKRKKRELDDSSYHNSHSHSHGESESLEFHTEDEYAAHLENLLL; encoded by the exons ATGGCAATGGTTATATCGACGCGTGCCAAGCTCGTGATTACCGCGCTGATTCTCTTCTTCCTGCTCGGCATCGTCCTCGTGACGGGCTCCACAAAGGGATGGTTCAATCCCAACCGCTACAACGGCGAACGGGTGGCAGCTAGGATTCAG GCGACGGACATCTTCGACGCCAGTGGAATGCAGCCCCCGGGACAGACGCAGTACACGCACGAGAGAC CGTACCGCGGCATCAAGGGCGAGAAGGGAGAGCGCGGCCCCAAAGGCGACAGCATTCGCGGTCCGCCAGGACCTCCGGGTCCTCCGGGGCCCAAGGGTGAAACAGCCGCCTATCCGCCCTTTGTGGAGACTACGAGTGCGGGGGCT AAATACACTGGCGAGTGTACATGTAACGCGTCTGATATCCTAGAGGCCATCAAGGACAATGAGTCGTTGCGGGAGACGTTGCGAGGAGCGCCCGGAGCGGCGGGCAAGGATGGAAAGCCAGGTACCCCTGGTCACACC GGAGCCACCGGAGTGCCAGGAGCCAGAGGCGCCCGGGGGTCCGAAGGTGCCCAGGGGCTGAAGGGCGAGCCAGGCGTCGATGGACTGCCCGGAGTCGTGGGTCCGCCGGGACCACCGGGTCCGCCTGGTTTGCCCGAGAATTACGAT GAATCCCTAATGGTCAACTCGATGGGCACATTCCGGGGAACGACGCAGCCAGGGGCCAAAGGTGTGCCCGGCGAGAAAGGTGATGCCGGCCAGAAAGGAGAACGTGGCGATCCG GGTCACAAAGGTGCACACGGGCCCAGCGGCTCAAAGGGTGAGCCCGGCGAACCGGGAACCCCCGGACTGCCGGGATTGCCTGGACAGGCCGGACAGCCCGGCGGACTCGAGGGCCTCGCCAGCGCCAACGGGACCAAGGGCGAGAAGGGCGAGAAGGGCATGCGGGGTCGGCGCGGCGGAACGGGAGCCACTGGACCAATTGGACCGCCCGGAAAACCCGGGGCCATGGGCGATATTGGACACTCG GGCCGCCCTGGTATGACAGGACCCAAGGGTGAGATGGGTCCCAAGGGACCAAAGGGCGATTCCAGTGGACGCGAAGGG ATCAAGGGTGACAAGGGTGACCGAGGTCAGGATGGCCGAGATGGCCTGCCAGGACCTCCTGGAATACCCGCCACCGGAGGTGGTGATGGTGACAGCAGCGGAGTGCAGTACATCCCGATGCCAGGACCTCCAGGACCTCCGGGACCACCAGGTCTTCCGGGTCTATCGATTTCGGGACCCAAAGGAGAACCCGGCATGGAGTTGCGAAGCAGCTTCTACGGCGATGCTTCCTACTACGGGCGACCAG GAGCGCGCTCATCCTTAGACGAACTCAAAGCACTGCGAGAACTGCAAGATCTTCGGGATCGGCCCGATGGCACAGCCG AGACTCCACGGCAGCCAGGACACACCCACAAGCAGCATGATGGAACTTTGGGTCTGAATGGTGGCGAGGAGGAGCCCTACTTTTCGGCATCCTCATCGAACATGAACATGAAGATTGTGCCCGGCGCAGTCACCTTCCAAAACATTGATGAAATGACAAAA AAATCGGCCCTCAATCCGCCGGGCACGTTGGCCTACATCACCGAGGAGGAGGCTCTTTTGGTTCGCGTCAACAAGGGCTGGCAGTATATTGCG CTGGGAACCCTGGTACCGATAGCCACGCCCGCCCCGCCCACCACGGTGGCCCCATCGATGCGATTCGACCTGCAGTCGAAGAACCTGCTCAACAGTCCACCGCCCCTGATCAATACGCCCACG CTGCGCGTGGCGGCGCTGAACGAGCCCTCCACCGGCGATTTGCAGGGGATCCGTGGGGCGGACTTCGCCTGCTATCGGCAAGGACGACGGGCCGGCCTCCTGGGCACCTTCAAGGCATTCCTTTCCTCCAG GGTACAGAATCTGGACACGATTGTCCGCACGGCTGACCGGGATCTGCCCGTGGTGAATACCCGTGGCGATGTGCTCTTCAACTCCTGGAAGGGCATCTTCAATGGCCAAGGTGGCTTCTTCTCGCAGGCGCCACGGATCTACAGCTTCAGCGGCAAGAATGTGATGACGGATCCTTCATG GCCCATGAAGATGGTCTGGCATGGCTCACTGCCCAATGGAGAACGCTCCATGGACACTTACTGCGATGCCTGGCACTCGAGTGACCATCTGAAGTCGGGTTATGCCAGCAATCTGGATGGCCACAAGCTGCTCGAACAGAAGAGACAGTCCTGCGACAGCAAGCTGATCATCCTGTGCGTGGAGGCCCTTTCGCAGGATCGCAAGCGCAAGAAGCGGGAACTCGACGACAGCAG CTACCACAATAGTCACAGTCACAGTCACGGCGAGAGCGAAAGTCTGGAGTTCCACACGGAAGACGAGTATGCAGCGCATTTAGAAAATTTACTGCTGTAA
- the Mp gene encoding collagen alpha-1(XV) chain isoform X16 produces MAMVISTRAKLVITALILFFLLGIVLVTGSTKGWFNPNRYNGERVAARIQATDIFDASGMQPPGQTQYTHERPYRGIKGEKGERGPKGDSIRGPPGPPGPPGPKGETAAYPPFVETTSAGAKYTGECTCNASDILEAIKDNESLRETLRGAPGAAGKDGKPGTPGHTGATGVPGARGARGSEGAQGLKGEPGVDGLPGVVGPPGPPGPPGLPENYDESLMVNSMGTFRGTTQPGAKGVPGEKGDAGQKGERGDPGHKGAHGPSGSKGEPGEPGTPGLPGLPGQAGQPGGLEGLASANGTKGEKGEKGMRGRRGGTGATGPIGPPGKPGAMGDIGHSGRPGMTGPKGEMGPKGPKGDSSGREGIKGDKGDRGQDGRDGLPGPPGIPATGGGDGDSSGVQYIPMPGPPGPPGPPGLPGLSISGPKGEPGMELRSSFYGDASYYGRPETPRQPGHTHKQHDGTLGLNGGEEEPYFSASSSNMNMKIVPGAVTFQNIDEMTKKSALNPPGTLAYITEEEALLVRVNKGWQYIALGTLVPIATPAPPTTVAPSMRFDLQSKNLLNSPPPLINTPTLRVAALNEPSTGDLQGIRGADFACYRQGRRAGLLGTFKAFLSSRVQNLDTIVRTADRDLPVVNTRGDVLFNSWKGIFNGQGGFFSQAPRIYSFSGKNVMTDPSWPMKMVWHGSLPNGERSMDTYCDAWHSSDHLKSGYASNLDGHKLLEQKRQSCDSKLIILCVEALSQDRKRKKRELDDSSYHNSHSHSHGESESLEFHTEDEYAAHLENLLL; encoded by the exons ATGGCAATGGTTATATCGACGCGTGCCAAGCTCGTGATTACCGCGCTGATTCTCTTCTTCCTGCTCGGCATCGTCCTCGTGACGGGCTCCACAAAGGGATGGTTCAATCCCAACCGCTACAACGGCGAACGGGTGGCAGCTAGGATTCAG GCGACGGACATCTTCGACGCCAGTGGAATGCAGCCCCCGGGACAGACGCAGTACACGCACGAGAGAC CGTACCGCGGCATCAAGGGCGAGAAGGGAGAGCGCGGCCCCAAAGGCGACAGCATTCGCGGTCCGCCAGGACCTCCGGGTCCTCCGGGGCCCAAGGGTGAAACAGCCGCCTATCCGCCCTTTGTGGAGACTACGAGTGCGGGGGCT AAATACACTGGCGAGTGTACATGTAACGCGTCTGATATCCTAGAGGCCATCAAGGACAATGAGTCGTTGCGGGAGACGTTGCGAGGAGCGCCCGGAGCGGCGGGCAAGGATGGAAAGCCAGGTACCCCTGGTCACACC GGAGCCACCGGAGTGCCAGGAGCCAGAGGCGCCCGGGGGTCCGAAGGTGCCCAGGGGCTGAAGGGCGAGCCAGGCGTCGATGGACTGCCCGGAGTCGTGGGTCCGCCGGGACCACCGGGTCCGCCTGGTTTGCCCGAGAATTACGAT GAATCCCTAATGGTCAACTCGATGGGCACATTCCGGGGAACGACGCAGCCAGGGGCCAAAGGTGTGCCCGGCGAGAAAGGTGATGCCGGCCAGAAAGGAGAACGTGGCGATCCG GGTCACAAAGGTGCACACGGGCCCAGCGGCTCAAAGGGTGAGCCCGGCGAACCGGGAACCCCCGGACTGCCGGGATTGCCTGGACAGGCCGGACAGCCCGGCGGACTCGAGGGCCTCGCCAGCGCCAACGGGACCAAGGGCGAGAAGGGCGAGAAGGGCATGCGGGGTCGGCGCGGCGGAACGGGAGCCACTGGACCAATTGGACCGCCCGGAAAACCCGGGGCCATGGGCGATATTGGACACTCG GGCCGCCCTGGTATGACAGGACCCAAGGGTGAGATGGGTCCCAAGGGACCAAAGGGCGATTCCAGTGGACGCGAAGGG ATCAAGGGTGACAAGGGTGACCGAGGTCAGGATGGCCGAGATGGCCTGCCAGGACCTCCTGGAATACCCGCCACCGGAGGTGGTGATGGTGACAGCAGCGGAGTGCAGTACATCCCGATGCCAGGACCTCCAGGACCTCCGGGACCACCAGGTCTTCCGGGTCTATCGATTTCGGGACCCAAAGGAGAACCCGGCATGGAGTTGCGAAGCAGCTTCTACGGCGATGCTTCCTACTACGGGCGACCAG AGACTCCACGGCAGCCAGGACACACCCACAAGCAGCATGATGGAACTTTGGGTCTGAATGGTGGCGAGGAGGAGCCCTACTTTTCGGCATCCTCATCGAACATGAACATGAAGATTGTGCCCGGCGCAGTCACCTTCCAAAACATTGATGAAATGACAAAA AAATCGGCCCTCAATCCGCCGGGCACGTTGGCCTACATCACCGAGGAGGAGGCTCTTTTGGTTCGCGTCAACAAGGGCTGGCAGTATATTGCG CTGGGAACCCTGGTACCGATAGCCACGCCCGCCCCGCCCACCACGGTGGCCCCATCGATGCGATTCGACCTGCAGTCGAAGAACCTGCTCAACAGTCCACCGCCCCTGATCAATACGCCCACG CTGCGCGTGGCGGCGCTGAACGAGCCCTCCACCGGCGATTTGCAGGGGATCCGTGGGGCGGACTTCGCCTGCTATCGGCAAGGACGACGGGCCGGCCTCCTGGGCACCTTCAAGGCATTCCTTTCCTCCAG GGTACAGAATCTGGACACGATTGTCCGCACGGCTGACCGGGATCTGCCCGTGGTGAATACCCGTGGCGATGTGCTCTTCAACTCCTGGAAGGGCATCTTCAATGGCCAAGGTGGCTTCTTCTCGCAGGCGCCACGGATCTACAGCTTCAGCGGCAAGAATGTGATGACGGATCCTTCATG GCCCATGAAGATGGTCTGGCATGGCTCACTGCCCAATGGAGAACGCTCCATGGACACTTACTGCGATGCCTGGCACTCGAGTGACCATCTGAAGTCGGGTTATGCCAGCAATCTGGATGGCCACAAGCTGCTCGAACAGAAGAGACAGTCCTGCGACAGCAAGCTGATCATCCTGTGCGTGGAGGCCCTTTCGCAGGATCGCAAGCGCAAGAAGCGGGAACTCGACGACAGCAG CTACCACAATAGTCACAGTCACAGTCACGGCGAGAGCGAAAGTCTGGAGTTCCACACGGAAGACGAGTATGCAGCGCATTTAGAAAATTTACTGCTGTAA
- the Mp gene encoding collagen alpha-1(XV) chain isoform X15, with amino-acid sequence MAMVISTRAKLVITALILFFLLGIVLVTGSTKGWFNPNRYNGERVAARIQATDIFDASGMQPPGQTQYTHERPYRGIKGEKGERGPKGDSIRGPPGPPGPPGPKGETAAYPPFVETTSAGAKYTGECTCNASDILEAIKDNESLRETLRGAPGAAGKDGKPGTPGHTGATGVPGARGARGSEGAQGLKGEPGVDGLPGVVGPPGPPGPPGLPENYDESLMVNSMGTFRGTTQPGAKGVPGEKGDAGQKGERGDPGHKGAHGPSGSKGEPGEPGTPGLPGLPGQAGQPGGLEGLASANGTKGEKGEKGMRGRRGGTGATGPIGPPGKPGAMGDIGHSGRPGMTGPKGEMGPKGPKGDSSGREGIKGDKGDRGQDGRDGLPGPPGIPATGGGDGDSSGVQYIPMPGPPGPPGPPGLPGLSISGPKGEPGMELRSSFYGDASYYGRPETPRQPGHTHKQHDGTLGLNGGEEEPYFSASSSNMNMKIVPGAVTFQNIDEMTKKSALNPPGTLAYITEEEALLVRVNKGWQYIALGTLVPIATPAPPTTVAPSMRFDLQSKNLLNSPPPLINTPTFTTAPEYETWYPRMLRVAALNEPSTGDLQGIRGADFACYRQGRRAGLLGTFKAFLSSRVQNLDTIVRTADRDLPVVNTRGDVLFNSWKGIFNGQGGFFSQAPRIYSFSGKNVMTDPSWPMKMVWHGSLPNGERSMDTYCDAWHSSDHLKSGYASNLDGHKLLEQKRQSCDSKLIILCVEALSQDRKRKKRELDDSSYHNSHSHSHGESESLEFHTEDEYAAHLENLLL; translated from the exons ATGGCAATGGTTATATCGACGCGTGCCAAGCTCGTGATTACCGCGCTGATTCTCTTCTTCCTGCTCGGCATCGTCCTCGTGACGGGCTCCACAAAGGGATGGTTCAATCCCAACCGCTACAACGGCGAACGGGTGGCAGCTAGGATTCAG GCGACGGACATCTTCGACGCCAGTGGAATGCAGCCCCCGGGACAGACGCAGTACACGCACGAGAGAC CGTACCGCGGCATCAAGGGCGAGAAGGGAGAGCGCGGCCCCAAAGGCGACAGCATTCGCGGTCCGCCAGGACCTCCGGGTCCTCCGGGGCCCAAGGGTGAAACAGCCGCCTATCCGCCCTTTGTGGAGACTACGAGTGCGGGGGCT AAATACACTGGCGAGTGTACATGTAACGCGTCTGATATCCTAGAGGCCATCAAGGACAATGAGTCGTTGCGGGAGACGTTGCGAGGAGCGCCCGGAGCGGCGGGCAAGGATGGAAAGCCAGGTACCCCTGGTCACACC GGAGCCACCGGAGTGCCAGGAGCCAGAGGCGCCCGGGGGTCCGAAGGTGCCCAGGGGCTGAAGGGCGAGCCAGGCGTCGATGGACTGCCCGGAGTCGTGGGTCCGCCGGGACCACCGGGTCCGCCTGGTTTGCCCGAGAATTACGAT GAATCCCTAATGGTCAACTCGATGGGCACATTCCGGGGAACGACGCAGCCAGGGGCCAAAGGTGTGCCCGGCGAGAAAGGTGATGCCGGCCAGAAAGGAGAACGTGGCGATCCG GGTCACAAAGGTGCACACGGGCCCAGCGGCTCAAAGGGTGAGCCCGGCGAACCGGGAACCCCCGGACTGCCGGGATTGCCTGGACAGGCCGGACAGCCCGGCGGACTCGAGGGCCTCGCCAGCGCCAACGGGACCAAGGGCGAGAAGGGCGAGAAGGGCATGCGGGGTCGGCGCGGCGGAACGGGAGCCACTGGACCAATTGGACCGCCCGGAAAACCCGGGGCCATGGGCGATATTGGACACTCG GGCCGCCCTGGTATGACAGGACCCAAGGGTGAGATGGGTCCCAAGGGACCAAAGGGCGATTCCAGTGGACGCGAAGGG ATCAAGGGTGACAAGGGTGACCGAGGTCAGGATGGCCGAGATGGCCTGCCAGGACCTCCTGGAATACCCGCCACCGGAGGTGGTGATGGTGACAGCAGCGGAGTGCAGTACATCCCGATGCCAGGACCTCCAGGACCTCCGGGACCACCAGGTCTTCCGGGTCTATCGATTTCGGGACCCAAAGGAGAACCCGGCATGGAGTTGCGAAGCAGCTTCTACGGCGATGCTTCCTACTACGGGCGACCAG AGACTCCACGGCAGCCAGGACACACCCACAAGCAGCATGATGGAACTTTGGGTCTGAATGGTGGCGAGGAGGAGCCCTACTTTTCGGCATCCTCATCGAACATGAACATGAAGATTGTGCCCGGCGCAGTCACCTTCCAAAACATTGATGAAATGACAAAA AAATCGGCCCTCAATCCGCCGGGCACGTTGGCCTACATCACCGAGGAGGAGGCTCTTTTGGTTCGCGTCAACAAGGGCTGGCAGTATATTGCG CTGGGAACCCTGGTACCGATAGCCACGCCCGCCCCGCCCACCACGGTGGCCCCATCGATGCGATTCGACCTGCAGTCGAAGAACCTGCTCAACAGTCCACCGCCCCTGATCAATACGCCCACG TTTACAACCGCGCCCGAATACGAAACG TGGTATCCGCGAATG CTGCGCGTGGCGGCGCTGAACGAGCCCTCCACCGGCGATTTGCAGGGGATCCGTGGGGCGGACTTCGCCTGCTATCGGCAAGGACGACGGGCCGGCCTCCTGGGCACCTTCAAGGCATTCCTTTCCTCCAG GGTACAGAATCTGGACACGATTGTCCGCACGGCTGACCGGGATCTGCCCGTGGTGAATACCCGTGGCGATGTGCTCTTCAACTCCTGGAAGGGCATCTTCAATGGCCAAGGTGGCTTCTTCTCGCAGGCGCCACGGATCTACAGCTTCAGCGGCAAGAATGTGATGACGGATCCTTCATG GCCCATGAAGATGGTCTGGCATGGCTCACTGCCCAATGGAGAACGCTCCATGGACACTTACTGCGATGCCTGGCACTCGAGTGACCATCTGAAGTCGGGTTATGCCAGCAATCTGGATGGCCACAAGCTGCTCGAACAGAAGAGACAGTCCTGCGACAGCAAGCTGATCATCCTGTGCGTGGAGGCCCTTTCGCAGGATCGCAAGCGCAAGAAGCGGGAACTCGACGACAGCAG CTACCACAATAGTCACAGTCACAGTCACGGCGAGAGCGAAAGTCTGGAGTTCCACACGGAAGACGAGTATGCAGCGCATTTAGAAAATTTACTGCTGTAA
- the LOC108005855 gene encoding uncharacterized protein, whose translation MFSSLNTIFSLLNFDMQSTKVLNKLLKEAPKNTKGSKEIAEFRELIIELMKPRLGKLRQILKIRMVPATRDEFQDESEDWWPDYELCSDWHAITDINGLLVCTQDALKGMPDDLKFIGEKFDFAYSVAKPETIQNKTKNYILVDELIEDMEDFVTNFSRLCTKNLDERRNLYDLASFTMDTADRIKVKIFDERIFVQLQSRIANLRNYIRDFCTLFDTQVESKEEAESVPTDKLEKPQGTLATEDVDKART comes from the exons ATGTTCAGCTCGCTAAACACAATTTTCAGTTTACTTAATTTCGATATGCAGTCCACTAAAGTCTTAAATAAACTACTTAAGGAAGCTCCCAAAAATACAAAAGGCAGCAAAGAAATCGCGGAGTTTCGAGAACTAATCATCGAGCTGATGAAGCCAAGACTTGGAAAGTTACGCCAGATCCTAAAGATTCGCATGGTGCCTGCAACCCGAGATGAGTTTCAGGATGAATCCGAGGACTGGTGGCCAGACTATGAGCTATGCTCGGATTGGCATGCCATTACCGATATAAAC GGTCTTCTAGTCTGCACCCAGGATGCCCTGAAGGGAATGCCTGATGATCTAAAATTCATTGGTGAAAAGTTTGACTTTGCCTATTCGGTTGCAAAGCCCGAAACTATTCAGAACAAGACGAAAAACTACATTTTAGTCGACGAACTTATAGAGGACATGGAGGACTTTGTAACCAACTTCAGTCGCCTTTGCACCAAGAATCTCGACGAGCGAAGGAACCTCTACGATCTGGCTTCGTTTACAATGGACACTGCTGACAGGATCAAGGTGAAGATCTTCGACGAGCGCATTTTTGTGCAACTGCAGTCTCGAATTGCTAATCTAAGGAACTATATTCGAGATTTCTGTACCCTTTTCGACACCCAAGTGGAGTCGAAGGAGGAGGCTGAATCGGTTCCCACCGATAAGTTAGAAAAACCTCAGGGAACGCTTGCAACGGAAGACGTTGATAAGGCCCGGACCTAA